AACATTCCTGTAGCCAACCACAGTTCTCTGATTCATAGTGGCTAAATTTTTCATTACTGTTGCTAATTTGGTAAGGGAAAAATggtacttaatttttatttctttgattacagctgggttttttttcatgcttattggacatttatatgtattttatgagTTGCTcactccatttttctttgaagTGTTGTCTTTTTTCATATTGATCTGTAAGAGTGCCTTATTAAGTAAGTTATCTTGGCATATCTTGCATACTTTTATCTAActtggtgtgtgtgttttgcaaagTTTTAATTGGAAATTTATTCCCGTGTAGGCTGTGATGTACAAATATGACTTGTTTCTTTCCATAATCAGTTGGCCAATTGATTAaattgcttatctttttttttcttttagggtgAAGAAGAGGCCTTTCTGATCTCTTTTATTGTAGAGAGTGATTAATTTGAGGGTTCACCTATTAGCCTTTCATAAGGGTAGATAATGTGAATGTCTTTGTGTCCTGCAGGctaggaagagaaaaacagggcTCCTTTGGAGGGCCTGAGCAGTGATACTGGGACAGATGACAACTACAGGTGAAAGAAAAAGAGCTTGATGGAGAAAACCAAGAATCAAACATGGGGGATTGACTAGAATAGAATGTGCGTAGTTTGGCATTTCTTTCACTGGCCTCTGGGAATTGGAGAGTTGCAGCTGTAGGCTATTAATGGAAGCTGAGAAATTGGGACAGGGTGGAGGGGAAAAGGCACTAAAGGGAAAGAACTAGGTAACACCAGTTTGGCTTTCCTGTTGCCTATaaggaaaacagaggcccaggaaATAGAATTTCTGGCTTCTGGAAAAgaaggccctttttttttttttttgggcggtaggcgggcctctcactgttgtggcctctcccgttgcggagcacaggctctggacgcgcaggcttagcgggcacgaacccgcgtcccctgtattggcaggcggactctcaaccactgcgccaccagggaagccccgaggtcCGTTTTAATTAAGGGTAATGATCTGTACACAGGAATTGGTGGAGATTCCCATGAATTCATTGAGAATGAACTTGGACTCTATTTGTAGTATTTAGGTCCCAGAGAATTAAGGAATTTGATGTGTTTCAATAGAGCAGAGATTTCTGGGTTGGCTTTGGATATATATCAGGAGAGAGGATTTAAAGAATTGCTAATTTTCCTGAGGAATGAAAGCCTGGCTATGTGAATATTAGTGAGCTCTACCTAGTCCTGGTAAACTAGGCAATCTGGTTTGGGATTTTGACTGTGTGGGCAGGAAGGGAGATTATAAAAactatttgggggcttccctggtggcgcagtggttgagaatccgcctgccatgcaggggacacgggttcgagccctggtcggggaagatcccacatgtcgtggagcaactgggcccgtgagccacaattactgagcctgcgcgtctgaagcctgtgctctgcaacaagagaggccgcgatagtgagaggcccgagcaccgcgatgaaaagtggcccccgctcgccacaactagagaaagccctcgcacagaaacgaagacccaacacagccataaataaataaataattaaaaaaaaaacaactatttggGGCAAGGGCAGAATGAGGTTACCCATCCTGTCATTCACAGAAAGAGGACATTTTATCTGGCAGAGTGAGCAGCCAAAGGCATGttcaaatgtttttaatataagaaacTGCTACATGTATTACAGTAGTGCTGTCAATAAACAGTACGGTAGAATGGGGGTTGGGAATGAAGAGATGATAAGCAAATGCAATTGTCTCAATAAAGAGGAAGCAGGCATAGCTGGACTGGCTTCTGGAAGTGAAGGAACAAGGTGGAAGTGGTGGCAGAAGacatcttttactttttattgataGCCTACTGTGGACCAGGCATGGTGCTGGAGATTGTCATGTTTCGTGCTTTCCAGCTATTTACAGTCCACAAGAGGAAGTAAGTGCATCATGCTAGGGGAGCACTGAGGAGGCCTTTGCATCCTTAGATGCAagctctccctttaaaaaaatttttttttcaccttttaggAAAGCAAGTGAGGACTGCAGTACCACCTGGAGCTTTAAGGGAGGGGAAAACGTGTGGGGGGTAAAAGGGAGACTGGGACCTGTGTGTTGAGGCCAAAGGGGtagggcagcggtccccaacctttttggcaccagggactggtttcgtggaagacagtttttccatggatgggggtagggtggggggaggggggatggtttcgggatgattcaagcacattacatttattgtgcacttctattattattacactgtaataaataatgaaataattgtacagctcaccataatgcagaatcagtgggagcactgagcttgttttcacttgccgcTCACTGATGTGGTTTTGacgagtctgcaagcaattggtttattatggtctctgtgcagtcaaaccctctgctaatgataatctgtatttgcagacACTCCCCAgagctagcatcactgcctcagctccacctcagatcatcaggcattaaattctcataaggagcacgcaacctagatccctcgcatgtgcagttcacagtagggtttgcgctcctttgagaatctaatgattccactgatctgacaggaggcggaggtcaggcggtaatgccagcgatggggagcggctgtaaatacagatgaagcttcgctcgctgctcacctcctgctgtgcgaccCGGTTCCTAAGAGGCCATGGGccggtaccggtccatggcctgggggttggggacccctggggtAGGGGAAGAGTGACTAAGATGGCTATCAGGTAATCAAAAGGAAAGTATATAGGAAAAGCAGGTATTGCAAGAAAGAAAAGTTGGCTCTTATTGTCAAGAGGTGATAGGTTGGCCTGCTTCTGAGGTGGCAGCTTTGTCACGACCCATTGCAAACAGTCAAGGGGCTCCACATCCTGGGTGCAGACAAGCCAGTACTGAAGCTGCTGAGATGCAGGGAACCATGGTATGGGGGTGCTACACAGCAGCTAAATAGGGTAGAATGGAGATGTAAGGAAGAAGCTTAAGCTTTTCAAATAAAGCTTGGAAGAACTAAATGTGTTAGTCTGGAATAGCAGGAGGCATAGATGAAGTGTTAAACATGAACAAACAGAGCAAATGCTCATTTCAATTTCTAGAGCTCTGAGGGACATCTGGTAAACCAAAGCTGCCTCAGCTCCAGTGTTTGGGTGGGATGGTGGTAGGGTGTAGGACCCAGCCTTGACAGGGATTTAAGAAAAAGGTTCCTGGACCTTTCATCCCATTCATTTGCAAAGAGTACTATTAGCATTTAGACTAAGATTCTTCTCTATCAGCTTAGCAGAAGTGCCTATAGTTAAGGGATAGAGGCAGTGATGGGTGAAGGGAGGATGATAAGCCAGAGGCCACATCTTTAAAGTTTTCCAAGTTCATGCTGGGGAAAAGAGAATTATCTTCCATGCTCAACTTGAACTGAGGACCAGCTCAAGAGTTTTCctgaggaaggaaagcaggatgCCTTCAGAAGGGACGACTTATGAGTGCAATCTTGGCAGTTTGGTCTTAGACCCTGAGGAAGCCCTGGTCCTAAAGGCAGTATCAGCTGCagcaaaaagaagaggaaacacaagGGGTCAGAGAAGCTTTGGCCCACTCTTTTACAAGACTGGATTTCAGAGAGGGTAGGCTGCTTGCCCAGGGTCCTACAGTGGGTTTAGCAGTAGCTAAACAGTACCATCAAGCTGCTTTCACTGAAAAAGGGtgaaggcaaaagaaaacaaacgagCAAAACTAAAGAAAAGGTACATTCTTAGGCTTCTACAAATAAGGACAACCATGACCATCTTGGGAGCCCTTTTATATTGGTATTCACTGGGGTTTTTTATGCCTGCATATGTAAAACTAGGTCGATCTGTTTTGAAGGTACCCAGTAATTCTCACTAATATGTCCATCATTTAGAGTTGTGCTCTCCAATACAGTGGCCAAGTGTCATATGTGactattttaattacaataaaaaGTCAATTCCTCAGTCATACTAGAGATACATCCCTAAGTAATCAATGGCTATTGTGGTTAGTATCTGTTGGATCAAACAGGGCAGCTAtacatagaacatttctatctCAGGCCTGAGATAGAAGACATAAGACCTGGTTTGTAGTAGCTGCTTTAtaagttgacccttaaacaatgtGGGGGTTGGGGTGCCGACTCCCCTGTGCAGTTGagaatctgcatataacttttaGCTGGCCTTCCtcatctgtggttctgcatccatgggCTCATCCAGcaatggatcatgtagtactgtagaatgtattattttaaaaaatctgcatgtaGGTGGACCCATGCAGCTCAAACACATATTATTCAGGGTCAAcagtaaatagttgttgaatgaatggtcCTCTGGACTGTCTGCCATTGCTAGGCTAGTAAGAGTTTTGGTTTCCACTCTTGCCTTTCTCCTTTCTGGCCAACATAGCCAAGAAAGTTGCAGGAACCCAGATTGGAGTCTCTAGGTCCACACAGCAGAGGATGTGATCCCTAAGGCTCTGCAGAAGGCAAGATGAGGTATCTTGAGATGAGTTTCACCCTGAGTTGGCTTGCCTGCCCTCTAGCTGCAACCAGACCTGATGGTAGCACCCAGATGTAACGACCACTGGAGCAGGTGGCTGGGGAGATGGGGCACGCTGTGCCACTTGGAGGCACATCGACTTTCCGAACTTCAAGCTTTGCCACTCAGAGCATGAGGGAGCCACACCCCATCTTTAACTGATCCAGAGTCAACTTCTCACCACAGGAGAAGGTGAGTGGGTGAAGGGAACTCgaggggaaaatggaaagagagatGTGCTGAGGCAGTTCTTCCCGAGGGTCAGTTATGGGAGGCTCATGTGAAGGGAGATAATCTATGTTGGAGGGTAAGTAGCCCTCATGGGCAGGAAGGTAGTCCACTGGGAGGACTCTCGAGGGGCTGGCTGGGTTTCCCGGCGTTGAGTCGGGGCCCTTGCTTCCCAGCACCTTGTACAGATCCACCCCTTGTCCTGTCTCTGCTGTGAGAGCTCTCGGAGGTGGGGGGCTCGAGGCACTGTATCCTGTGTCTTCCTCAGAGGTATAGTGACCTTGGACTCCTTGTCCCTTTCCTGGCCAGCTGGGGTGATGGGGACGTCTGAAGGCTGGGGTCATTTGGTGAAGGACTTTGTTGATGACCAGGGGCTCAGGTTCCTCGGGAGTGGGCCAGTCTGTCAGGAGTCTATCCAAGGCCAGCTGCGTCTTCTCCTgagaaaggggaggaagaagCTTATGTGGCTATGTTGAGTAAGTAGCCGTGACGACCGACTTCTCCAGGGTTCCAAAAGGCCTGGCAACCTGCACTGCCTAGTCAGCTCGAGGCGGAACACTGTGGGCCTTTACTTTGTGAGGTAAGAGAAGCAGTTAACATCGTTGGGGAGGCAGACAGGCAGGAGCTGTGGACTCCTCTCAACCCCAGCCAGTGAGTGATTCGCTACCCTGCTCAACCTTCAACTAGACTTGTTTCTGGTGAGTCAAACTGCACCAGCTGCTTTTCCTCTAGCAGAGAGGGTATGGTGGGTGCAAAGGAAGCGCTGAGCTTGCATCTGTCTGGGGATGAGGCACAGAAGACTTTAAAAGGGTCACACTAGAGCTGAATCCTGAGAGATGTATAGTATTTTCCAGGTAAGGAGGTGGTGGGCAAGGAGAATTGGTCTATTCTGGAACCTGCTAGTTCTTTCTTAGGACAGGCACACTGAGGCTTCAGAAATAGAAAGAGGTCACATGATGAAGGGACTTTTATGGGATGCTAAAGAGTTTGGGCTTTGATACAACTACTGAAGGTTTTTAGGCAGGGTAATATCCTTGTCAGTTATGCTCTTAAGAAAGACCCCTCTGGAATAACTTTTTTGGAAGTGACGTTCATCCTTTCTTCCCTACAGCTAATTTCATTTGTTACTTTTCTTGCTTTGTCTTTCTCAACATCTTCTAATTGGTTACCAGCTCTTTAGTGTCATATCTTTCCTTTCCAAACTTATTACTGATTCCTGAGTCAAGTTCAAGCACtttattaacatttctttttacagGCTTTATTGGGCTCTCTTTACGTCCTTGAAACTATGTTTTATGCTGACTGCTTGATCTTTCTGAAGCAGATCTCCAAAGCCTGCTTTCATGAAGCCCCTAGTGACTGTTCCCTCCACTGGATTCCTACAACAGCAAAGAAGCCACCTGTTAGGTTCTTAGCACAAGAAGCTTTatactgtcactttttttttttttttaacatgtctgTAAGCTATCTGCAGGTAGGGACCATGCCTTAAGGGAGGAGGAGGATAACAAAAAATAGCATTAGGACAGGGCAAACCCTGAGGACTAGTCCCAACTCTGAGACTCTATGGCTTGGGAAAATTCAGTCTACCTCTCTGGCCTTTGGATCCCTCATCTGTCAGATGCCAAGTTGTGCAAGAATGGTTTGGTCTAGACTGGCCTCTGATGTCCCCACCCTTGCCTTGAGCATGGCAATTGTCCCCAAAGTGAATGACGATGCTGTTTTAGGGTAGACTTCTGCAAAGGGCCCTGAGCAGCCAGAGGGTACGTGTGTACTTTTCTTTCGGGAGCCTGCTCTTTTCCTATCGCTATGCAAACTGGCCCTGGCACATTGGTCTGGCTTGGAACGTGACTGGCAGCTGCCAAAGTGCTGCGTCCACTGCTATGGAAGAGATCTCACTGGATGAGGATCACCTTGTTGTTTTCACAGTGCGAGGCTCTGCCTTCTTGAAAGTTCTGGCAGTATCAATAGAGGCTGTTCCTCAGAGCTTTTACAAAGCAGCCCCCCTGGCTGACAAGTCCTGGGGCAAGGCGTCTTGGACCACTAATAACTCAGGTACATCATGGAAACTATTTTaacccaacctttttggcaccagggactggtttcgtggaagacagtttttccatggatgggggtagggtggggggaggggggatggtttcgggatgattcaagcacattacatttattgtgcacttctattattattacactgtaataaataatgaaataattgtacagctcaccataatgcagaatcagtgggagcactgagcttgttttcacttgccgcTCACTGATGTGGTTTTGacgagtctgcaagcaattggtttattatggtctctgtgcagtcaaaccctctgctaatgataatctgtatttgcagacACTCCCCAgagctagcatcactgcctcagctccacctcagatcatcaggcattaaattctcataaggagcacgcaacctagatccctcgcatgtgcagttcacagtagggtttgcgctcctttgagaatctaatgattccactgatctgacaggaggcggaggtcaggcggtaatgccagcgatggggagcggctgtaaatacagatgaagcttcgctcgctgctcacctcctgctgtgcgaccCGGTTCCTAAGAGGCCATGGGccggtaccggtccatggcctgggggttggggacccctggggtAGGGGAAGAGTGACTAAGATGGCTATCAGGTAATCAAAAGGAAAGTATATAGGAAAAGCAGGTATTGCAAGAAAGAAAAGTTGGCTCTTATTGTCAAGAGGTGATAGGTTGGCCTGCTTCTGAGGTGGCAGCTTTGTCACGACCCATTGCAAACAGTCAAGGGGCTCCACATCCTGGGTGCAGACAAGCCAGTACTGAAGCTGCTGAGATGCAGGGAACCATGGTATGGGGGTGCTACACAGCAGCTAAATAGGGTAGAATGGAGATGTAAGGAAGAAGCTTAAGCTTTTCAAATAAAGCTTGGAAGAACTAAATGTGTTAGTCTGGAATAGCAGGAGGCATAGATGAAGTGTTAAACATGAACAAACAGAGCAAATGCTCATTTCAATTTCTAGAGCTCTGAGGGACATCTGGTAAACCAAAGCTGCCTCAGCTCCAGTGTTTGGGTGGGATGGTGGTAGGGTGTAGGACCCAGCCTTGACAGGGATTTAAGAAAAAGGTTCCTGGACCTTTCATCCCATTCATTTGCAAAGAGTACTATTAGCATTTAGACTAAGATTCTTCTCTATCAGCTTAGCAGAAGTGCCTATAGTTAAGGGATAGAGGCAGTGATGGGTGAAGGGAGGATGATAAGCCAG
This genomic interval from Physeter macrocephalus isolate SW-GA chromosome 4, ASM283717v5, whole genome shotgun sequence contains the following:
- the LOC112063877 gene encoding interleukin-12 receptor subunit beta-2-like: MKAGFGDLLQKDQAVSIKHSFKDPHKLLPPLSQEKTQLALDRLLTDWPTPEEPEPLVINKVLHQMTPAFRRPHHPSWPGKGQGVQGHYTSEEDTGYSASSPPPPRALTAETGQGVDLYKVLGSKGPDSTPGNPASPSRVLPVDYLPAHEGYLPSNIDYLPSHEPPITDPREELPQHISLSIFPSSSLHPLTFSCGEKLTLDQLKMGCGSLML